A window of the Henckelia pumila isolate YLH828 chromosome 3, ASM3356847v2, whole genome shotgun sequence genome harbors these coding sequences:
- the LOC140889534 gene encoding uncharacterized protein, with protein MATHRGYALQPPHPPPSSPPPAADVGMQVLEGLARILERHVDAPRAGLGTVYEQFRKMNPKDFAGTTDPLVAEGWIRSLKVIFRYMQFGDPDRVRCAVFHLQEDAALWWKGVEKTVDTATLPWTEFRRLFFEKYFTTDVRARLETEFLSLRQGDLSVAKFVVKFERGCHLVPLIGDDEAEKLQHCIVGLRPTIHGDVLMAEPVDYASTLRRSLRSEKTLKDINAEAQSKRPLPYHGSQQHHGKRPFIGQQR; from the coding sequence ATGGCCACTCATCGTGGATATGCTCTACAACCACCGCATCCTCCACCATCGTCACCTCCACCAGCTGCGGATGTTGGGATGCAGGTGCTAGAGGGCTTAGCCCGTATCCTAGAGCGACATGTGGACGCTCCGAGGGCTGGACTTGGGACTGTTTATGAGCAGTTCaggaagatgaatccgaaggactttgctggcaccactgatccactaGTAGCGGAGGGATGGATCCGTTCGCTTAAGGTGATCTTCCGCTATATGCAATTTGGAGATCCGGATCGAGTCCGTTGTGCTGTCTTTCACCTTCAAGAAGATGCTGCCCTCTGGTGGAAGGGAGTTGAGAAGACAGTGGACACGGCTACCTTGCCTTGGACTGAGTTTAGGAGACTTttctttgaaaagtattttacTACGGATGTGAGGGCCCGTTTGGAGACTGAATTTTTGAGCCTGCGTCAGGGAGACCTATCAGTGGCTAAGTTTGTGGTGAAATTTGAGCGAGGTTGCCACTTAGTGCCTTTGATTGGGGACGATGAGGCGGAGAAGCTCCAACACTGTATAGTTGGGCTACGACCCACTATCCATGGAGATGTGCTCATGGCGGAGCCAGTTGACTATGCTTCGACGCTCAGACGATCTTTGAGGTCTGAGAAGACTTTGAAGGATATCAACGCTGAGGCGCAGAGTAAGAGGCCGCTACCATATCATGGTTCACAACAGCATCATGGGAAGAGGCCATTCATTGGGCAGCAGCGTTAG